From Ananas comosus cultivar F153 linkage group 8, ASM154086v1, whole genome shotgun sequence, one genomic window encodes:
- the LOC109714218 gene encoding leukocyte receptor cluster member 1 homolog, translating to MGGHGGLNILPQKRWNVYNYENREKVRRDEEAAAREEQLKREQSRRRDTEFRLERLRQARGLATPTATATSSAAAAAKPEEAAPPSDSRHINLFDGVPDFASLAGQDEGKRPLRGEEGGDGGSRNPKRRRKEQEPPKVVAPEDEKYRLGYGVAGKGVKAPWYLRKPSASAEDALDEGAKGSGSSNGGAGSAKKSGGKKSIEELREERMKREKQEKGRERALLASMGKQRGDRRLSRRAT from the exons ATGGGGGGGCACGGAGGCCTCAACATCCTGCCTCAGAAGCGGTGGAACGTCTACAACTACGAGAACCGCGAGAAGGTGCGCCGCGACGAGGAGGCCGCCGCGCGGGAGGAGCAGCTCAAGCGCGAGCAATCCCGCCGCCGCGACACCGAGTTCCGCCTCGAGCGCCTCCGCCAAGCCCGCGGCCTCGCCAcccccaccgccaccgccacctcctccgccgccgccgccgctaagccggaggaggcggcgccgccctcCGATTCGCGGCACATCAACCTCTTCGACGGCGTCCCGGACTTCGCCTCCCTCGCTGGCCAGGACGAGGGCAAGAGGCCGCTGAGAGGCGAGGAGGGGGGCGACGGGGGCTCCAGGAACCCTAAGCGGCGGCGGAAGGAGCAGGAGCCCCCAAAGGTGGTGGCCCCCGAGGACGAGAAGTATCGGCTAGGGTATGGAGTCGCCGGGAAGGGCGTGAAGGCGCCGTGGTACCTCAGGAAACCATCGGCGTCGGCCGAGGATGCCCTAGACGAGGGTGCGAAGGGGTCCGGTTCTTCCAATGGCGGAGCCGGATCAGCGAAGAAGAGTGGGGGAAAGAAGTCGATAGAGGAGTTGAGGGAGGAGCGGATGAAGCGGGAGAAGCAGGAGAAGGGGCGGGAGCGGGCGCTTCTTGCATCCATGGGTAAACAGAGAGGCGATCGGAGATTATCTAG GCGAGCTACTTAa
- the LOC109714217 gene encoding luc7-like protein 3 codes for MDAQRALLDELMGAARNLTEEEKRGYREIKWDDREVCGAFMVRFCPHDLFVNTKSDLGPCPKIHDLKLKESFEKSPRHDMYVPRFEADLAQFCERLVTDLDRKVRRGRERLAQDVEVTPPAIPAEKSEQLLVLEEKIKKLLEQVETLGEAGKVDEAEALMRKVDMLNAEKTALTLQSNDKTMILPQEKKMALCEICGSFLVANDAAERTQSHVTGKQHIGYGMVRDFLNEFKAAKEKAREEERLTKEKEMEERRKRKEKEYENRGTERSGERDREHDRYKDRGSERESSRERSGTGGRDGGRGSDYRHDYNRNGRDSRRERYRNRSEDVPRDRVRERSRSRSPIRHGYRSYVEITWSSY; via the exons ATGGATGCGCAAAGAGCTCTTCTCGATGAACTCATGGGCGCAG CGCGGAATCTtacggaggaggagaagaggggtTATAGAGAGATCAAATGGGACGATAGAGAGGTTTGCGGCGCTTTTATGGTGCGATTTTGCCCCCACGATCTCTTCGTCAACACGAAGAGCGATCTCG GACCTTGCCCTAAAATCCATGATTTGAAGCTCAAGGAaag TTTTGAGAAGTCCCCTAGACATGATATGTACGTCCCAAGATTCGAAGCAGATCTCGCCCAATTTTGTGAGAGACTG GTGACAGACTTGGACAGGAAAGTCAGGCGTGGTCGTGAACGGCTAGCCCAGGATGTAGAAGTAACGCCTCCTGCAATCCCAGCTGAGAAATCGGAGCAGCTCTTGGTGCTAGAAGAAAAAATCAAGAAACTATTGGAGCAAGTTGAGACACTTGGTGAAGCTGGAAAAGTTGATGAAGCTGAGGCTCTTATGAGGAAG GTGGATATGCTAAACGCTGAGAAGACAGCGTTAACCCTGCAATCAAATGACAAAACGATGATTCTTCCCCAGGAGAAGAAGATGGCACTTTGTGAGATATGTGGCTCCTTTCTAGTGGCTAACGATGCGGCTGAGAGGACACAATCTCATGTAACTGGAAAACAGCATATTGGTTATGGAATGGTGAGAGATTTTCTGAATGAGTTTAAG GCTGCAAAGGAGAAGgcgagagaagaagagaggctGACAAAGGAGAAAGAGATGGAAGAAcgaagaaagaggaaagaaaaggaatatgaGAACAGAGGTACAGAAAGGTCTGGAGAGCGTGATCGTGAGCATGACCGTTACAAAGACCGAGGTTCTGAGAGAGAAAGTTCTCGAGAACGGAGCGGAACAGGAGGCAGGGATGGTGGGAGGGGGTCAGATTATAGGCATGATTATAACAGAAATGGCAGAGATTCCAGGAGGGAGAGATACAGAAACCGCAGTGAAGATGTGCCACGGGATAGAGTCCGCGAAAGGAGCAGATCCCGCTCTCCAATCAGGCATGGTTATAGGAG CTACGTTGAAATCACATGGTCTTCTTATTAG